A single window of Xiphophorus hellerii strain 12219 chromosome 12, Xiphophorus_hellerii-4.1, whole genome shotgun sequence DNA harbors:
- the chek2 gene encoding serine/threonine-protein kinase Chk2 isoform X2, producing MSAESSAEGEPSQNRPPSQQGSGSSSGPASASQSSSGSGTLSSVDTLPVTLPSVPEEAELQPWGRLLPMAPGFRSHDCVEDRYLFGRDAACDYVLDDPQDRKSKRFRIYSKKHFRIYREGSEVFVEDYSNNGTFVDGVKVGQNKKLPLTNNAVLSLAEQRNRVFVFIDLMSDYQSSLPRALQDKYVLTRQIGTGVCGEVRLAFERSTCRKFAVKIINKKNFQSEGTAKRNAETEIEILQRVDHPCLIKTEDFYQTEDSYYIVLELMEGGELFHRVKSQQQLDEGVAKLYFYQMLCAVQYLHRNGIIHRDLKPENILLSSSEDECLIKVTDFNQSRILEEAALMRTLCGTPSYLAPEVFTHASSTGYGLAVDAWSLGVLLFVCLSGYTPFHERFGERSVTEQIIRGEFTMIPSKWRHVSNQAKDMVRKLLEVDPTLRMTVDEALQHPWLQDQPMQQTAHRLMKPAGGRGDAAAADEDDALSAAVSTEADSSSAGSLNRKRGRGEEEEEHLHPAKRKF from the exons ATGTCTGCAGAGAGCTCAGCTGAGGGGGAGCCGTCCCAAAACCGACCCCCGTCCCAGCAGGGGTCCGGTTCGTCCAGCGGTCCTGCCTCGGCCAGCCAGTCGTCCAGCGGCTCTGGGACGCTGAGCAGCGTGGACACGCTTCCCGTCACGCTGCCGTCTGTCCcggaggaggcggagcttcagccCTGGGGCCGCCTGCTCCCCATGGCCCCGGGTTTCCGGAGCCACG ACTGCGTGGAGGACCGGTACCTGTTCGGACGGGACGCCGCCTGCGACTACGTCCTGGACGACCCGCAGGACAGGAAGTCCAAGAGGTTCAGGATCTACAGCAAGAAGCACTTCAGGATCTACAGG GAAGGCTCGGAGGTCTTCGTAGAGGACTACAGTAACAACGGGACGTTTGTGGACGGGGTGAAGGTCGGCCAGAACAAGAAGCTGCCTCTAACGAATAACGCCGTCCTTTCTCTGGCTGAGCAGCGCAACAGAG TGTTCGTCTTCATCGACCTGATGTCCGACTATCAGTCCAGTTTGCCCAGAGCTCTGCAGGACAAATACGTTCTGACCCGCCAGATCGGAAC GGGCGTCTGCGGCGAGGTGCGGCTGGCCTTCGAACGCTCCACCTGCAGGAAGTTTGCCGTTAAGATCATCAACAAGAAGAACTTCCAGTCTGAGGGG ACAGCGAAACGGAACGCAGAGACGGAGATTGAGATCCTGCAGAGGGTCGATCAT CCGTGTCTCATAAAGACGGAGGACTTCTACCAGACGGAGGACAGCTACTACATCGTCCTGGAGCT CATGGAGGGCGGTGAGCTCTTCCACAGAGTGAAGTCTCAGCAGCAGCTCGATGAAGGCGTGGCCAAGCTTTACTTCTATCAAATGCTCTGTGCCGTGCAG TATCTCCACAGGAACGGGATCATCCACAGAGATCTGAAGCCAGAGAACATCCTCCTGTCCTCAAGTGAGGACGAATGTCTCATCAAG GTGACGGATTTCAACCAATCCAGGATCCTGGAGGAGGCGGCCCTGATGCGGACGCTGTGTGGGACTCCGTCCTACCTGGCCCCTGAGGTCTTCACTCACGCCTCCAGCACCGGTTACGGGCTGGCGGTGGACGCCTGGAGCCTGGGTGTGCTTCTGTTTGTCTG CCTCAGCGGCTACACGCCGTTCCACGAGAGGTTCGGCGAGCGTTCGGTGACGGAGCAGATCATCCGCGGGGAATTCACCATGATCCCGTCCAAGTGGAGGCACGTCTCCAATCAAG CCAAAGACATGGTGAGGAAGCTGCTGGAGGTCGACCCCACGCTGAGGATGACTGTGGATGAGGCTCTGCAGCACCCCTGGCTGCAG GACCAGCCGATGCAGCAGACGGCTCACAGGCTCATGAAGCcggcaggaggaagaggagatgctgctgctgctgatgaagatgatgctctatctgctgctgtttccaCG GAAGCGGATTCATCCTCAGCAGGAAGTTTAAATCGGaaacgaggaagaggagaggaggaagaggagcatcTTCATCCTGCAAAGAGGAAGTTCTAG
- the chek2 gene encoding serine/threonine-protein kinase Chk2 isoform X1 — MSAESSAEGEPSQNRPPSQQGSGSSSGPASASQSSSGSGTLSSVDTLPVTLPSVPEEAELQPWGRLLPMAPGFRSHDCVEDRYLFGRDAACDYVLDDPQDRKSKRFRIYSKKHFRIYREGSEVFVEDYSNNGTFVDGVKVGQNKKLPLTNNAVLSLAEQRNRVFVFIDLMSDYQSSLPRALQDKYVLTRQIGTGVCGEVRLAFERSTCRKFAVKIINKKNFQSEGTAKRNAETEIEILQRVDHPCLIKTEDFYQTEDSYYIVLELMEGGELFHRVKSQQQLDEGVAKLYFYQMLCAVQYLHRNGIIHRDLKPENILLSSSEDECLIKVTDFNQSRILEEAALMRTLCGTPSYLAPEVFTHASSTGYGLAVDAWSLGVLLFVCLSGYTPFHERFGERSVTEQIIRGEFTMIPSKWRHVSNQAKDMVRKLLEVDPTLRMTVDEALQHPWLQDQPMQQTAHRLMKPAGGRGDAAAADEDDALSAAVSTVTTHDHTPSCHAKPCSLRQPGSSPRRKRIHPQQEV; from the exons ATGTCTGCAGAGAGCTCAGCTGAGGGGGAGCCGTCCCAAAACCGACCCCCGTCCCAGCAGGGGTCCGGTTCGTCCAGCGGTCCTGCCTCGGCCAGCCAGTCGTCCAGCGGCTCTGGGACGCTGAGCAGCGTGGACACGCTTCCCGTCACGCTGCCGTCTGTCCcggaggaggcggagcttcagccCTGGGGCCGCCTGCTCCCCATGGCCCCGGGTTTCCGGAGCCACG ACTGCGTGGAGGACCGGTACCTGTTCGGACGGGACGCCGCCTGCGACTACGTCCTGGACGACCCGCAGGACAGGAAGTCCAAGAGGTTCAGGATCTACAGCAAGAAGCACTTCAGGATCTACAGG GAAGGCTCGGAGGTCTTCGTAGAGGACTACAGTAACAACGGGACGTTTGTGGACGGGGTGAAGGTCGGCCAGAACAAGAAGCTGCCTCTAACGAATAACGCCGTCCTTTCTCTGGCTGAGCAGCGCAACAGAG TGTTCGTCTTCATCGACCTGATGTCCGACTATCAGTCCAGTTTGCCCAGAGCTCTGCAGGACAAATACGTTCTGACCCGCCAGATCGGAAC GGGCGTCTGCGGCGAGGTGCGGCTGGCCTTCGAACGCTCCACCTGCAGGAAGTTTGCCGTTAAGATCATCAACAAGAAGAACTTCCAGTCTGAGGGG ACAGCGAAACGGAACGCAGAGACGGAGATTGAGATCCTGCAGAGGGTCGATCAT CCGTGTCTCATAAAGACGGAGGACTTCTACCAGACGGAGGACAGCTACTACATCGTCCTGGAGCT CATGGAGGGCGGTGAGCTCTTCCACAGAGTGAAGTCTCAGCAGCAGCTCGATGAAGGCGTGGCCAAGCTTTACTTCTATCAAATGCTCTGTGCCGTGCAG TATCTCCACAGGAACGGGATCATCCACAGAGATCTGAAGCCAGAGAACATCCTCCTGTCCTCAAGTGAGGACGAATGTCTCATCAAG GTGACGGATTTCAACCAATCCAGGATCCTGGAGGAGGCGGCCCTGATGCGGACGCTGTGTGGGACTCCGTCCTACCTGGCCCCTGAGGTCTTCACTCACGCCTCCAGCACCGGTTACGGGCTGGCGGTGGACGCCTGGAGCCTGGGTGTGCTTCTGTTTGTCTG CCTCAGCGGCTACACGCCGTTCCACGAGAGGTTCGGCGAGCGTTCGGTGACGGAGCAGATCATCCGCGGGGAATTCACCATGATCCCGTCCAAGTGGAGGCACGTCTCCAATCAAG CCAAAGACATGGTGAGGAAGCTGCTGGAGGTCGACCCCACGCTGAGGATGACTGTGGATGAGGCTCTGCAGCACCCCTGGCTGCAG GACCAGCCGATGCAGCAGACGGCTCACAGGCTCATGAAGCcggcaggaggaagaggagatgctgctgctgctgatgaagatgatgctctatctgctgctgtttccaCGGTAACCACACATGACCACACACCTTCATGCCACGCGAAGCCCTGCTCCTTACGGCAGCCCGGCTCCTCCCCCCGCAGGAAGCGGATTCATCCTCAGCAGGAAGTTTAA